From a single Cotesia glomerata isolate CgM1 linkage group LG6, MPM_Cglom_v2.3, whole genome shotgun sequence genomic region:
- the LOC123267953 gene encoding uncharacterized protein LOC123267953 yields MTTEKINLIGVPIAKINGRKLPTIKEVLLLFFYHHKVLHLKVNESAKKTANIVQDCWKNLQILTSGLRNTINKILEFFKKWQLLQCNKKRIKSQAQKQKEVSFEQKIQQLFNIAGKNGLRSLNGEINNFSAQKLLNQPEISDNSSSRETSRKYVEIMETDEIEIDLVNDNNNNEITPSQELLTSSQSTISQISNVSDFETELLSEKNTKNKHYHSKFNLKFNDNYVVHWDGKLLSDIVGADVVDRLPILLTSSGAEQLLGIPKIGAGTGIEQASAVNSTLKHWGVSDYVKAVCFDTAYTNTGIHRGAGVELENLLGRKLIWLPCRHHVIELLIKGVFEVYWPTQNGPNVSIFGRFKNNWNKIDKSKYSAGINDPIVAKVLSEKKDETLDFIESYSLKYLPRNDYREFLELSSIFLGVIPKDNFTFKHPGAMSHARWMSKVIYCLKIYIFRGEFKLTPHELTSIRQVCIFIIVIYIKAWFTSPSAILAANNDLILMQQLILYDKINSSVSKGALKKMSDHLWYLSDKLAIISLFDDAVDPEVKKKMVKNLKNRNPIKTKARKYEFDYKNLHEFLHKDVSDFISTESLTILKDFDLPHEFLSEEVDKWSSIDSFQECQQFFSKLAVVNDVAERGVALIEDYNQCLTKDEEQLQYLLLVISEYRKKFPNCNKSTLIE; encoded by the exons ATGAcaaccgaaaaaattaatttgattggtGTTCCAATAGCTAAAATTAATGGTCGTAAACTTCCCACTATAAaagaagttttattattatttttttatcatcacaaAGTTCTTCATCTAAAAGTCAATGAAAGTGCAAAAAAAACTGCAAATATAGTTCAAGattgttggaaaaatttacaaattttaacctCCGGGCTTCGAAATACGATTAACAAAATACttgagtttttcaaaaaatggcAATTATTGCAGTGCAAtaagaaaagaataaaatcacaagctcaaaaacaaaaagaagtgagttttgaacaaaaaattcaacagttATTTAATATCGCTGGAAAAAACGGTCTAAGAAGTTTGAATGGAGAGATCAACAACTTTTCGGCTCAGAAACTATTGAATCAACCAGAAATTTCTGATAACTCCAGTTCACGAGAAACTTCGAGAAAATATGTTGAAATTATGGAAACCGATGAGATAG AAATAGATTTggttaatgataataataataatgaaattacacCTAGTCAAGAGTTACTAACATCGTCGCAGTCAACTATCAgtcaaatttcaaatgtttCCGATTTTGAAACAGAATTGTTGTCtgaaaaaaataccaaaaataaacattatcaCTCCAAATTTA ACTTAAAGTTCAATGATAATTACGTAGTTCATTGGGATGGTAAATTGTTAAGCGATATTGTTGGCGCAGATGTTGTAGATAGACTCCCAATTCTTCTGACATCGTCTGGCGCTGAACAATTATTAGGCATTCCAAAAATTGGAGCAGGAACTGGAATTGAGCAAGCTTCAGCAGTAAACTCAACTTTGAAGCATTGGGGTGTCAGTGATTATGTCAAAGCGGTGTGCTTTGATACTGCATATACAAATACAG GCATTCATCGTGGCGCTGGCGTAGAACTAGAGAATCTTTTAGGGCGAAAGCTCATTTGGTTGCCATGTCGTCATCACGTCATTGAACTACTCATTAAAGGTGTTTTTGAAGTATACTGGCCAACGCAAAATGGCCCAAATGTTTCAATTTTTGGtagattcaaaaataattggaaCAAGATAGATAAATCAAAATACAGTGCAGGAATTAATGATCCTATTGTTGCTAAAGTACTATCAGAGAAAAAAGACGAAACATTGGATTTTATTGAAAGTTATTCGCTG AAATATCTTCCGAGGAATGATTACCGAGAATTTTTAGAGTtatcgtcaatttttttaggagtTATTCCAAAAGATAATTTCACCTTTAAACATCCAGGAGCGATGAGTCATGCTCGTTGGATGTCGAAGGTAATTTATTgcctgaaaatatatatttttagggGAGAATTTAAGCTGACCCCTCATGAATTAACTAGTATTCGCCAAGTATGTATTTTCATAATTGTCATTTATATAAAAGCTTGGTTCACTTCACCTTCTGCTATCTTAGCTGCAAATAATGACTTAATTTTGATGCAACAATTGATACtctatgataaaattaattcatctgTATCAAAAggagctttaaaaaaaatgagcgaTCATTTGTGGTATTTAAGTGACAAATTAGCCATAATTTCTCTATTTGACGATGCTGTAGATCCggaagtaaagaaaaaaatggtaaaaaatttgaaaaatcggaACCCTATAAAAACTAAAGCCAGAAAATATGAATTTGACTACAAAAActtacatgaatttttacacAAAGATGTAAGTGACTTCATTTCAACAGAAtcgttaacaattttaaaagacTTTGACTtgccacatgaatttttaagtgaagAAGTCGACAAGTGGTCCAGCATCGATAGTTTTCAGGAAtgtcaacaattttttagtaaattggCTGTTGTCAATGATGTCGCGGAACGTGGTGTAGCGCTAATTGAAGATTACAATCAATGCCTTACTAAAGACGAAGAACAGctccaatatttattactagttATTAGTGAGTATCGGAAAAAATTccctaattgcaataaaagtacgttaattgaatga